A genomic segment from Azospirillum sp. TSH58 encodes:
- a CDS encoding molybdopterin dinucleotide binding domain-containing protein — MSISRRLLLKTSAAGGALAAFAGGFSDTGRKLVKGAWAGDTPDHAISGNAPAPEFRVDPATGDLTPTPGQIVANVACLGCTTLCGVRVRVDVEKNKVLRVAGNPYSPLSTDPFLPYGTPIRESFTSLSRLDEKGLKGRSTACGRGNAALEMLTSPFRVATPMKRVGPRGSGQWEPIAFDRLIEEIAEGGDLFGEGPVPGLRSLRDLKTPIDPAAPELGPKVNQVALLSSVNDGREPFVRRFFNQALGTINFVGHGSYCGGAYRSGSGAVFGDAKKMPHAKPDLQNAEFVLFIGTAPSNAGNPFKRQAMLLAKGRTDGVLNYVVVDPVLTNADNRAAAERSNWIPIRPGTDGALVMGMMRWMFENGRIDTNYLSQPNGTAAEAAGEAGWCNATHLVIQQAGHPRDGRMLRASDLGWVTLDEKERYGAKDAFVVLDPSGTPVAHDVLMGPAALFHGGTVATPAGDVAVKTSLTLLREQAMRLDLAGYADACGIPADVIAGLAREFTSHGKKAAANAHGGMMAGNGFYNAFGVVTLNTLIGNLNWKGGTIFGGGRFPDEQDGPRYKLASFPGQVKPSGTAISRPVPYEKSSEFKARKEAGKPYPAKAPWYPNAPQLTTEYLTSGVVDGYPYPLKALFLWNSNPVYGIPGVRAQVEATLRDPKALPLVVAIDPFINESTAFADYIIPDTVLYETWGWASPWAGVPTKTSTARWPVVTPRTEPLPEGRHVQMETFLIALAKRLGLPGFGPDAIADMDGRTHPLERPEDWYLRGGANIAWLGKQPVPDATDEDIALSGVARVLPALQAVLKEEEWRKVAFILARGGRYQNQSEGFEGDKATHRFKDGLLVYNEAVGAAKSSVTGKRWTGTAAWTPPAFADGTPMRQVHRAEDWPFQLISSKSVLVSAYTIAASRLRHLHPENPVGINAEDARRLGIATGDRIRVATPGGSELATAIVRHGVMRGVLAVEHGFGHKEFGARPHVIGGHSQPVVPEIGAGVNINDLGLHDPTRPGASVWVDPIAGTAVRQGLPAKLERVAAAA; from the coding sequence ATGTCGATTTCCCGTCGCCTTCTCCTGAAGACCAGCGCCGCGGGCGGCGCGCTCGCCGCCTTCGCGGGCGGCTTCTCCGACACCGGACGCAAGCTCGTGAAGGGCGCCTGGGCCGGGGACACGCCCGACCACGCCATCTCCGGCAACGCCCCGGCCCCCGAATTCCGCGTCGATCCGGCGACCGGCGACCTCACCCCGACGCCGGGCCAGATCGTCGCCAACGTCGCCTGCCTCGGCTGCACCACCCTGTGCGGCGTCCGCGTCCGGGTGGACGTGGAGAAGAACAAGGTGCTGCGGGTCGCCGGCAACCCCTACAGCCCGCTGTCCACCGACCCCTTCCTGCCCTACGGCACGCCGATCAGGGAGAGCTTCACGTCCCTGTCGCGGCTGGACGAGAAGGGGCTGAAGGGCCGCTCGACCGCCTGCGGGCGGGGCAACGCGGCGCTGGAGATGCTGACCTCGCCCTTCCGTGTCGCCACCCCGATGAAGCGCGTCGGCCCGCGCGGTTCCGGCCAATGGGAACCCATCGCCTTCGACCGGCTGATCGAGGAGATCGCCGAGGGCGGCGACCTGTTCGGCGAAGGCCCGGTGCCCGGCCTGCGCAGCTTGCGCGACCTGAAGACGCCCATCGACCCGGCCGCGCCCGAGCTGGGGCCGAAGGTCAACCAGGTGGCCCTGCTGTCGTCGGTCAACGACGGGCGGGAACCCTTCGTGCGGCGCTTCTTCAACCAGGCGCTGGGCACGATCAACTTCGTCGGCCATGGCTCCTACTGCGGCGGCGCCTACCGCTCCGGATCGGGGGCGGTGTTCGGCGACGCCAAGAAGATGCCGCACGCCAAGCCAGACCTGCAGAATGCGGAGTTCGTGCTGTTCATCGGCACCGCTCCGTCGAACGCCGGCAACCCGTTCAAGCGGCAGGCCATGCTGCTCGCCAAGGGGCGGACGGACGGCGTCCTGAACTACGTCGTCGTCGACCCGGTGCTGACCAACGCCGACAACCGCGCGGCGGCGGAGCGGTCCAACTGGATTCCCATCCGCCCCGGCACCGACGGCGCCCTGGTCATGGGCATGATGCGCTGGATGTTCGAGAACGGGCGCATCGACACCAATTACCTGTCCCAGCCCAACGGCACGGCGGCGGAGGCGGCGGGCGAGGCCGGCTGGTGCAACGCCACCCATCTGGTGATCCAGCAGGCGGGCCACCCGCGCGACGGGCGGATGCTGCGCGCCTCCGACCTCGGTTGGGTGACGCTGGACGAGAAGGAGCGCTACGGCGCCAAGGACGCCTTCGTCGTGCTCGACCCGTCCGGCACGCCGGTCGCCCACGACGTGCTGATGGGACCGGCCGCGCTGTTCCACGGCGGCACGGTGGCGACCCCGGCGGGCGACGTGGCGGTGAAGACCAGCCTCACCCTGCTGCGCGAGCAGGCGATGCGGCTCGACCTCGCCGGCTACGCCGACGCCTGTGGCATCCCCGCCGACGTGATCGCCGGTCTGGCGCGGGAGTTCACCAGCCACGGCAAGAAGGCCGCCGCCAATGCCCACGGCGGCATGATGGCCGGCAACGGCTTCTACAACGCCTTCGGCGTGGTGACCCTGAACACGCTGATCGGCAATCTCAACTGGAAGGGCGGCACCATCTTCGGCGGCGGGCGCTTCCCGGACGAGCAGGACGGCCCGCGCTACAAGCTGGCCAGCTTCCCCGGACAGGTGAAGCCCTCCGGCACCGCCATCAGCCGCCCCGTCCCCTACGAGAAATCCAGCGAGTTCAAGGCGCGGAAGGAGGCGGGCAAGCCCTATCCGGCCAAGGCGCCCTGGTATCCGAACGCCCCGCAGCTCACCACCGAATATCTGACCAGCGGCGTGGTGGACGGCTACCCGTACCCGCTGAAGGCCCTGTTCCTGTGGAACAGCAACCCGGTCTACGGCATCCCCGGCGTCCGCGCCCAGGTGGAGGCGACGCTGCGCGACCCGAAGGCGCTGCCGCTGGTCGTCGCCATCGATCCCTTCATCAACGAATCCACGGCCTTCGCCGACTACATCATCCCCGACACGGTGCTGTACGAGACCTGGGGCTGGGCCTCCCCCTGGGCGGGCGTGCCGACCAAGACCTCGACGGCGCGCTGGCCGGTGGTGACGCCCCGAACGGAACCGCTGCCGGAGGGCCGGCACGTCCAGATGGAGACCTTCCTCATCGCACTGGCGAAGCGGCTGGGCCTGCCCGGCTTCGGCCCGGACGCCATCGCCGACATGGACGGGAGGACCCACCCGCTGGAGCGGCCGGAGGACTGGTACCTGCGCGGCGGCGCCAACATCGCGTGGCTGGGCAAGCAGCCGGTGCCCGACGCCACGGACGAGGACATCGCCCTGTCCGGCGTCGCCCGCGTTCTCCCGGCGCTCCAGGCGGTGCTGAAGGAGGAGGAATGGCGCAAGGTCGCCTTCATCCTGGCGCGCGGCGGGCGCTACCAGAACCAGTCCGAAGGCTTCGAGGGCGACAAGGCCACCCACCGCTTCAAGGACGGGCTGCTGGTCTACAACGAGGCGGTCGGCGCGGCGAAGAGCAGCGTCACCGGCAAGCGCTGGACCGGCACCGCCGCCTGGACGCCCCCGGCCTTCGCCGACGGCACGCCGATGCGGCAGGTCCACAGGGCGGAGGACTGGCCTTTCCAGCTCATCAGCTCGAAATCGGTGCTGGTCAGCGCCTACACCATCGCGGCCAGCCGCCTGCGCCACCTGCACCCGGAGAACCCGGTGGGCATCAACGCGGAGGACGCGCGGCGGCTGGGCATCGCCACCGGCGACCGCATCCGCGTCGCCACGCCGGGCGGGTCGGAGCTGGCGACGGCCATCGTCCGGCACGGCGTGATGCGCGGCGTGCTCGCCGTCGAGCACGGCTTCGGCCACAAGGAGTTCGGCGCGCGGCCGCACGTCATCGGCGGCCACAGCCAGCCGGTGGTGCCGGAGATCGGGGCCGGGGTGAACATCAACGACCTGGGCCTGCACGACCCGACCCGTCCGGGCGCCTCGGTCTGGGTCGATCCCATCGCCGGAACGGCGGTGCGCCAGGGTCTCCCCGCCAAGCTGGAGCGGGTGGCCGCGGCGGCGTGA
- the nrfD gene encoding NrfD/PsrC family molybdoenzyme membrane anchor subunit, producing the protein MDNHIVEVINVTREVAWLPWAVQYFFLIGLSVGGLLLSLPGYAFAKEDWRALGRTALLVALTCGLAAPVALLSDLHQPGRFWHFYVVLRPTSWMWWGSIFIPLYVTGLLVYGWACFREELQAHGRVDSRLAALYRLASLGGGRNDALIRAAGLFALAGALLVALYTGAEVAVVKARPLWHTPFLPVQLLMTALAGAAGLVLLLNRFAAGNDRAVEVRANRLLAGVLGGVMLVGALWLALGLFGLDATHAEALGSVAGSKAWRVTAVWAVAATAIPFAIAVAKPAGTGLLTGLIALHGAWMFRWTVFIGGQTVPKTGAGFYDYALPAGPEGLLGIVGTAGLWLFLLIALTAILPSPRRPAPAPARAPHAPAGTVAAAE; encoded by the coding sequence ATGGACAACCACATCGTCGAGGTCATCAACGTGACCCGCGAGGTCGCGTGGCTTCCCTGGGCCGTGCAGTATTTTTTCCTGATCGGCCTGTCGGTCGGCGGCCTGCTGCTGAGCCTGCCGGGTTATGCCTTCGCCAAGGAGGACTGGCGCGCGCTGGGCCGCACCGCCCTGCTGGTGGCGCTGACCTGCGGGCTGGCCGCCCCGGTGGCGCTTCTGTCGGACCTCCACCAGCCCGGCCGCTTCTGGCACTTCTACGTCGTGCTGCGTCCGACCTCCTGGATGTGGTGGGGGTCGATCTTCATCCCCCTCTACGTCACCGGCCTGCTGGTCTACGGCTGGGCGTGCTTCCGCGAGGAGTTGCAGGCCCATGGCCGGGTGGACAGCCGCCTCGCCGCGCTCTACCGGCTGGCCTCGCTGGGCGGCGGGCGCAACGACGCGCTGATCCGCGCCGCCGGTCTGTTCGCCCTGGCGGGCGCGCTGCTGGTCGCCCTCTACACCGGGGCGGAGGTCGCGGTGGTGAAGGCCCGCCCGCTGTGGCACACGCCCTTCCTGCCCGTGCAGCTCCTGATGACCGCGCTGGCCGGCGCCGCCGGGCTGGTGCTGCTGCTCAACCGCTTCGCCGCCGGCAACGACCGCGCGGTGGAGGTGCGGGCGAACCGGCTGCTCGCCGGCGTCCTGGGCGGCGTCATGCTGGTCGGCGCGCTGTGGCTGGCGCTGGGCCTGTTCGGGCTGGACGCCACCCACGCGGAGGCGCTGGGCAGCGTCGCCGGGTCGAAGGCGTGGCGCGTCACCGCCGTCTGGGCCGTCGCCGCCACCGCGATTCCCTTCGCCATCGCCGTCGCCAAGCCGGCCGGGACGGGGCTGCTGACCGGGCTGATCGCCCTGCACGGCGCCTGGATGTTCCGCTGGACCGTGTTCATCGGCGGCCAGACCGTGCCGAAGACCGGCGCCGGCTTCTACGACTACGCGCTGCCCGCCGGTCCGGAGGGGCTGCTGGGGATCGTCGGAACGGCCGGACTCTGGCTGTTCCTGCTGATCGCCCTCACCGCCATCCTGCCTTCCCCGCGCCGCCCGGCGCCCGCTCCGGCCCGCGCGCCCCACGCGCCCGCCGGAACCGTGGCCGCCGCCGAGTGA
- the dsrO gene encoding sulfate reduction electron transfer complex DsrMKJOP subunit DsrO, which produces MDRSRRNFCLGAGAATIGAATMSVATGATMPAAAAPNGASLRRDGDPAHRWAMVVDVRKCVGCQACTVACIMENDVPENSFRTIVSTYEVTEQGKAGSYMLPRLCNHCEDPPCIPVCPTGATFQRRDGIVVVDNTVCVGCAYCVQACPYDARFINHETQTADKCTFCVHRVEAGLLPACVETCVGGARIFGDLNDPDSAVSTLVREENPKVLKPEQGTQPRVFYLGLDPRFQGKVDGTPTLWRPSSETHAQKEHA; this is translated from the coding sequence ATGGACCGATCAAGGCGCAACTTCTGCCTCGGCGCGGGCGCCGCGACCATCGGCGCCGCGACCATGAGCGTCGCGACGGGGGCGACGATGCCCGCCGCCGCCGCGCCCAATGGTGCGTCGCTCCGCCGGGACGGCGATCCGGCGCACCGCTGGGCGATGGTGGTGGACGTGCGCAAATGCGTGGGCTGCCAAGCCTGCACGGTCGCCTGCATCATGGAGAACGACGTTCCGGAAAACAGCTTCCGCACCATCGTCTCCACCTATGAGGTGACGGAGCAGGGCAAGGCCGGCAGCTACATGCTGCCGCGCCTGTGCAACCACTGCGAGGACCCACCCTGCATCCCCGTCTGTCCGACCGGTGCGACTTTCCAGCGCCGCGACGGAATCGTGGTCGTGGACAACACTGTCTGCGTCGGCTGCGCCTACTGCGTCCAGGCCTGCCCCTACGACGCGCGCTTCATCAACCACGAGACCCAGACCGCCGACAAATGCACCTTCTGCGTCCACCGCGTGGAGGCCGGTCTGTTGCCCGCCTGCGTGGAGACCTGCGTCGGCGGCGCCCGCATTTTCGGTGACCTGAACGACCCGGACAGCGCCGTCTCCACCCTGGTCCGCGAGGAGAACCCCAAGGTGCTGAAGCCGGAGCAGGGGACCCAGCCGCGCGTCTTCTACCTCGGCCTCGACCCCCGCTTCCAAGGGAAGGTCGACGGCACGCCGACGCTCTGGCGGCCCAGCAGCGAGACCCACGCCCAAAAGGAGCACGCGTGA
- the bla gene encoding class A beta-lactamase: MIGRRAFLAATGGMTLLAATGVKAEKPRTFGDKRLADAIAALETRSGGRLGVAVLDTGTGQRFGHRADERFPMCSTFKFLLAGAILKQVDEGRERLDRRIRVTKADMVPYAPFAETRLDGPPPTVAELCEATMTLSDNVAANLLLPAVGDPAGLTAFLRTLGDRKTRLDRNEPSLNSAIPGDPRDTTTPAAMVHSMGRLMLGDALTPASREQLIAWMVANRTGDKRLRAGLPKGWRVGDKTGTGVRGTANDIGIVWPEGRAPLLIASYLTETADSFKDRDATHAGVARAVADALKG; this comes from the coding sequence ATGATCGGACGGCGGGCTTTCCTGGCCGCGACGGGCGGCATGACGCTGCTGGCGGCAACCGGCGTGAAGGCGGAGAAACCCAGGACATTCGGGGATAAGCGGCTGGCCGACGCGATCGCCGCGCTGGAGACGCGCAGCGGCGGGCGGCTCGGCGTGGCGGTGCTCGACACCGGCACCGGGCAGCGCTTCGGCCATCGCGCGGACGAGCGGTTCCCGATGTGCAGCACCTTCAAATTTCTTTTGGCTGGCGCCATCCTGAAACAGGTGGATGAGGGGCGGGAGCGGCTGGACCGGCGCATTCGGGTGACCAAGGCGGACATGGTCCCCTACGCCCCCTTCGCCGAAACCCGCCTCGACGGCCCGCCCCCGACGGTGGCCGAGCTGTGCGAGGCGACGATGACGCTCAGCGACAACGTGGCGGCGAACCTGCTGCTGCCGGCGGTGGGCGACCCCGCCGGGCTGACCGCCTTCCTGCGCACGCTGGGCGACCGGAAGACCCGGCTGGACCGCAACGAGCCGTCGCTGAACAGCGCCATTCCCGGCGATCCGCGCGACACCACCACGCCCGCGGCGATGGTCCACAGCATGGGGCGGCTGATGCTGGGCGACGCGCTGACCCCGGCGTCGCGCGAGCAGCTCATCGCCTGGATGGTCGCCAACCGGACCGGCGACAAGCGTTTGCGGGCCGGGCTGCCGAAGGGCTGGCGCGTCGGCGACAAGACCGGCACGGGCGTGCGCGGCACGGCCAACGACATCGGCATCGTCTGGCCGGAGGGGAGGGCGCCGCTGCTGATCGCCAGCTACCTGACCGAGACGGCCGACAGCTTCAAGGACCGGGACGCCACCCACGCCGGCGTGGCCCGCGCGGTCGCCGACGCTCTCAAGGGCTGA
- a CDS encoding LysR family transcriptional regulator: MARPQLPLNALRAFEASARHLSFTRAGLELCVSQAAVSQQIRTLEARLGVTLFRRLPRGLALTDEGAALVPVLMDAFERIGATLDRFADGRYHEVLTVGVVGTFATGWLLPRLPAFTAANPAVDLRILTNNNRVDLAGEGLDVAIRFGDGSWHGVEAVPLLDAPLTPLCAPALAQRLSCPADLAREVLLRSYRVEEWQRWFALAGVPCPAIRGPVFDSSPTIAAAAAMGAGVALLPARLFGHDLATDRLVRPFAIEVPAGRYWLTRLHSRPETAAMQSFRHWITAAVRMDD; the protein is encoded by the coding sequence ATGGCCCGTCCGCAGCTTCCGCTCAACGCGCTGCGCGCCTTCGAGGCGTCGGCCCGCCATCTCAGCTTCACCCGCGCCGGTTTGGAGCTGTGCGTCAGCCAGGCGGCGGTCAGCCAGCAGATCCGCACGCTGGAGGCGCGGCTGGGCGTCACCCTGTTCCGCCGCCTGCCGCGCGGCCTCGCCCTGACCGACGAGGGGGCGGCGCTGGTGCCGGTGCTGATGGACGCCTTCGAGCGGATCGGCGCGACGCTCGACCGCTTCGCCGACGGGCGCTATCACGAGGTGCTGACGGTCGGGGTGGTGGGGACCTTCGCCACGGGCTGGCTGCTGCCGCGCCTGCCGGCCTTCACCGCGGCGAACCCGGCGGTCGATCTGCGCATCCTGACCAACAACAACCGGGTCGATCTGGCCGGCGAGGGGCTGGATGTCGCCATCCGCTTCGGCGACGGCTCCTGGCACGGGGTGGAGGCGGTGCCGCTGCTCGACGCGCCGCTGACCCCGCTTTGCGCCCCGGCGCTGGCGCAACGGCTGTCCTGTCCGGCGGACCTCGCGCGGGAGGTGCTGCTGCGCTCCTACCGGGTCGAGGAATGGCAGCGCTGGTTCGCGCTGGCCGGGGTGCCCTGCCCGGCCATCCGCGGTCCGGTCTTCGATTCCTCGCCCACCATCGCCGCCGCCGCCGCGATGGGCGCCGGGGTGGCGCTGCTGCCCGCGCGGCTGTTCGGGCATGATCTGGCCACCGACCGGCTGGTCCGCCCCTTCGCCATCGAGGTGCCGGCGGGCCGCTACTGGCTGACCCGCCTGCATTCCCGCCCCGAGACGGCGGCGATGCAGAGCTTCCGCCACTGGATCACCGCCGCCGTCCGCATGGACGATTAG
- a CDS encoding aldo/keto reductase, which produces MPDSQHFAPPGPIGFGGAPLGNMFEEVPDDVAEATLAAAWDAGIRYFDTAPEYGPGISEHRFGHVLRNRPRDDFVLSTKVGRLLRADAGKGGQHGPFVKGLPFRVDYDYTADGVRRSIEDSLQRLGMARIDIAYIHDCAEDAHGDRWLEVFDTAMKGAAVALTKLREEGVIRGWGLGVNRVEPCVMALERADPDVFLLAGRYSLLNQPALDTLFPRCQERGVHVVVGGPYNSGLIAGGKNFEYQEAPPDKVAARDRLAEIAKRHGVDLRAAALQFCAAHPVVASVIPGTKNPPRVHENVALMKQPIPADFWRELKQAGVLPEQAPTPA; this is translated from the coding sequence ATGCCGGACAGCCAGCATTTCGCTCCGCCCGGACCCATCGGATTTGGTGGCGCTCCGCTCGGCAACATGTTCGAGGAGGTGCCGGACGACGTGGCGGAAGCCACGCTGGCCGCCGCCTGGGACGCCGGCATCCGCTATTTCGACACGGCGCCGGAATACGGCCCCGGCATTTCGGAGCACCGGTTCGGCCATGTCCTGCGCAACCGTCCGCGCGACGACTTCGTCCTGTCGACCAAGGTCGGGCGCCTGCTGCGCGCCGATGCCGGCAAGGGTGGCCAGCACGGCCCCTTCGTGAAGGGACTGCCCTTCCGGGTGGACTACGACTACACCGCCGACGGGGTGCGCCGCTCCATCGAGGACAGCCTGCAACGGCTGGGCATGGCCCGCATCGACATCGCCTACATCCACGACTGCGCGGAGGACGCCCACGGCGACCGCTGGCTGGAGGTGTTCGACACCGCCATGAAGGGCGCCGCCGTGGCGCTGACCAAGCTCCGCGAGGAGGGCGTGATCCGTGGCTGGGGGCTTGGCGTCAACCGGGTGGAGCCCTGCGTGATGGCGCTGGAGCGGGCCGACCCGGACGTCTTCCTGCTGGCCGGACGCTACAGCCTGCTGAACCAGCCGGCGCTGGACACGCTGTTCCCGCGCTGCCAGGAGCGCGGCGTCCATGTCGTGGTCGGCGGCCCCTACAACTCCGGCCTGATCGCCGGGGGCAAGAATTTCGAGTACCAGGAGGCTCCGCCGGACAAGGTGGCGGCGCGCGACCGTCTGGCCGAGATCGCCAAGCGGCACGGCGTGGACCTGCGGGCGGCGGCGCTGCAATTCTGCGCGGCGCACCCGGTCGTCGCCTCGGTCATTCCGGGCACCAAGAACCCGCCGCGCGTGCATGAGAATGTCGCATTGATGAAGCAGCCGATCCCGGCGGATTTCTGGCGAGAGCTGAAACAAGCCGGCGTCCTGCCGGAGCAGGCCCCAACGCCGGCCTGA
- a CDS encoding methyl-accepting chemotaxis protein, which produces MTTSLRAFANLRTATKVYTGFGVTLALLVTLGAVSWSGLRSSDAALHSYAAQSDVTLTLGEADTALSDALGAAEEFLVSGAEGAANRFRTTTTDFRRHLDKAAPGIGDSADRQAVDEIRGLERDFLTGFDRLVALRTERDGIVAEVVNKLGADIRRTLSELVTAERQTGNLDRTVQAAGVSEQFLLVRVLVARFVTETKPEDLLRIRQDLAAVAADVEGEAKGWTDSPGAAKRTEVLAKLPRYTAGIERIAAIAEEMARVNSDTMTRAGAQINGKIGAIRQHSTEILKGLERSAATAVAAAERQGAAVTAAAVALGLLLAWMISRAITRPLGVITGAMGRLAEGDRTVQVDEGWRKDEIGALARALQVFKSNAEEMERMRKAQEDAERQAAEQRRATMMRMADTFEATVQGIVEAVASAAGGMHNAASTLSGTAADASERSLLVASASEEASANVQTVASATEELSASISEIGQQVEISTRIAGQAVTDAEGADRTMRALVTAAEQIGQVVEIISGIAAQTNLLALNATIEAARAGEAGKGFAVVAGEVKALANQTARATDEIQSKVQEIQQTTGGAQKAIGSIGQTIGRMSEIATTIAAAIEEQAAATREIASSVSQAAQGTEEVSRNIAGVSTAVSETGDAASRVHGTSEELAVEAERLRSEVRSFIATVRAA; this is translated from the coding sequence ATGACCACCTCCCTTCGCGCCTTCGCCAACTTGCGCACCGCAACCAAGGTCTACACCGGCTTCGGGGTCACGCTGGCCCTGCTGGTCACGTTGGGAGCGGTCTCCTGGAGCGGCCTTCGATCCAGCGACGCCGCGCTGCACAGCTATGCGGCGCAATCCGACGTCACGCTGACGCTGGGGGAAGCCGACACCGCCCTGTCCGACGCGCTGGGGGCCGCGGAGGAGTTTCTCGTCTCCGGGGCGGAGGGTGCGGCCAACCGCTTCCGCACCACCACCACGGACTTCCGCCGTCATCTGGACAAGGCGGCCCCCGGCATCGGCGATTCGGCTGACCGCCAAGCGGTGGACGAGATTCGCGGGCTGGAGCGGGATTTCCTGACCGGTTTCGACCGGCTGGTGGCCCTGCGCACCGAACGGGACGGCATCGTCGCGGAGGTCGTGAACAAGCTGGGCGCCGACATCCGCCGGACGCTGAGCGAGCTGGTGACAGCCGAACGGCAGACCGGCAATCTGGACCGCACCGTCCAGGCCGCGGGGGTCAGCGAGCAGTTTCTGCTGGTGCGCGTGCTCGTCGCCCGCTTCGTGACCGAGACGAAGCCCGAGGATCTGCTCCGCATCCGCCAGGATCTGGCGGCGGTGGCCGCCGACGTCGAGGGCGAAGCCAAGGGCTGGACCGACTCCCCGGGTGCCGCGAAGCGCACGGAGGTGCTCGCCAAGCTGCCGCGCTACACCGCGGGCATCGAGCGCATCGCCGCCATCGCCGAGGAGATGGCGCGCGTCAACTCCGACACCATGACCCGCGCCGGTGCCCAGATCAACGGGAAGATCGGGGCGATCCGCCAGCATTCCACCGAGATCCTGAAGGGGCTGGAGCGCAGCGCCGCCACCGCGGTGGCCGCCGCCGAGCGGCAGGGAGCCGCGGTGACCGCCGCCGCCGTGGCGCTGGGTCTGCTGCTGGCCTGGATGATCTCGCGGGCGATCACCCGTCCGCTCGGCGTCATCACCGGGGCGATGGGCCGGCTGGCCGAAGGCGACCGCACGGTGCAGGTGGACGAGGGCTGGCGGAAGGACGAGATCGGGGCGCTGGCCCGCGCGCTCCAGGTCTTCAAGTCGAACGCCGAGGAGATGGAGCGCATGCGCAAGGCGCAGGAGGACGCCGAGCGCCAGGCCGCCGAGCAGCGCCGCGCCACCATGATGCGCATGGCCGACACCTTCGAGGCGACCGTCCAGGGCATCGTCGAGGCGGTGGCGAGCGCCGCCGGCGGCATGCACAACGCCGCCAGCACCCTGTCCGGCACCGCGGCGGACGCCAGCGAGCGCTCGCTCCTCGTCGCCTCCGCCTCCGAGGAGGCCTCGGCCAACGTGCAGACCGTCGCCAGCGCGACGGAGGAACTGTCGGCCTCCATCTCCGAGATCGGCCAGCAGGTGGAGATCTCCACCCGCATCGCCGGGCAGGCGGTGACCGACGCGGAAGGCGCCGACCGCACCATGCGCGCCCTGGTCACCGCCGCCGAGCAGATCGGGCAGGTGGTGGAGATCATCAGCGGCATCGCCGCCCAGACCAACCTGCTGGCGCTGAACGCGACCATCGAGGCGGCGCGGGCCGGTGAAGCCGGCAAGGGCTTCGCCGTGGTGGCGGGCGAGGTGAAGGCGCTCGCCAACCAGACCGCCAGGGCGACCGACGAGATCCAGTCGAAGGTTCAGGAGATCCAGCAGACCACCGGCGGCGCGCAGAAGGCCATCGGCAGCATCGGCCAGACCATCGGCCGGATGAGCGAGATCGCCACCACCATCGCCGCCGCCATCGAGGAGCAGGCCGCCGCGACCCGCGAGATCGCCAGCAGCGTCTCCCAGGCCGCCCAGGGGACGGAGGAGGTGTCGCGCAACATCGCCGGCGTCAGCACGGCGGTGTCGGAGACCGGCGACGCCGCCAGCCGCGTCCACGGCACGTCGGAGGAACTGGCCGTCGAGGCGGAGCGCCTGCGCAGCGAAGTGCGCAGTTTCATCGCCACCGTCCGGGCCGCCTGA